TCCTCGGCGCTCGGCGAGGGCTCGGTCTTTGCCTTCGAGCTTGAGATCGTGGAGTAGATCGAAATCCGTTTGTCTGCCGGGATTGCACTTGTATTTTAGTTGGGCAGCCAGGACGACGATTGTCGCCTGGCTGTCGCCGTTAAGGGCGCATGGCATTGATGATCATTGTTTTTGCACATGCCAGATTTGACGTGCCTTCTTCACCTGTGGTATGTGTATTCTGTCGCAAGCCTGCTCATAAGCTGCGGCAAGATTGGGCTGGTTCATTGCGCGATGTTCGTGATCAGTTCATGGCGCTTGAGCTACAGCGCAAAGCGCCGGACTGGTGAGGTATATGCTAACCCCATGAGCGACAGCGTGCTCCACGCAACCTGGCTGCCAGCCGCGCAGCGCCTCTTCATGTGGGGCGAGTCGGTCGAGGTGCCGCGCCGCAAAGGACGCCAGCCCAGGATCCCGCGCCACCCATACCAGAGCGCGCCGGAGACGATCAGCGAGCGCCTTGATCAGCTTGCGCTCAAGCAGGCCGATGCAGCCGAGCACCCGCAGACGATCTGGCTGCCCTCGGCCAACGGCTCGCCGCTGCCGTCGCCGGAGCTGCTGGAGATGGGCGCGTCGCTGCCGGAGGCTGAGCACGTCGAGCTAGCTCCCTGGCAGGTGACAGGTCTGCTGCTGCCGGTCGACGCCGCGCTCGACCTGCTGCTGGCACTCTCGTCGGCGCAGGCGACCGGCGCGGATCTGCAAGCGTGGCGCGTTGCGGCGCTCGTGGCGATGCGCCTGATTGCCCGGCAGCAGGTGGTGCCTGTGTTGCAGCGCGACGGCTTTCACCTGCGGGCGCGCTGGCAGCCGCGTCTCGATCCTGAGACGGCGCAGACCGTGGCGCTGCTGTCGCGCAGCCTTCCGCCGATCTGCCGCGCGGCGGTCGACGATCCAGCCAGCGCTCCCGCGCCCCGCGCGCTGCTCGACGACTTTCTCGCGGCGGCGGTCGATGCCACGATCCGCGCGATTGCGCTCAAGACCACGCTGCCGACGACCACGCCCGGCGGTACATGGCTGCGTGCGCTGCTCGGCGCCGATCCGATCCTCAAGCTGAGCGGCCCTGCGGCGGATGATCTGTTCAAAAGCTGGCAGGCGTGGGCCGGTCAGGGCAACGTCGCGGGCGATGAGCAGTTTCGCATCACCTTTCGGCTTGAGCCGCCCGACGACGAGGCCGATCCGTGGCTGCTGACCTACCTGCTCCAGGCCACCGACGATCCCAGCCTGCTGGTGCCCGCAGCGAGCATCTGGCGCGAACAGGGCCAGACCTACACCTACCTTGAGCGGCGCTTCGAGCAGCCCCAGGAGCGCCTGCTGACGGGACTCGGCTACGCCGCGCGCGTCTTTCCTCCGATCGAGGCGAGTCTGCGTCAGGCCGCGCCGGAGCGCGCGGTGCTCTCCGCGACCAAGGCGTTCTCCTTTCTCAAGGAGGCCGTGCCGCTGCTTGAGCAGAGCGGCTTCGGCGTGCTGATCCCGGCCTGGTGGCAGGGCCGTGGCGCGCGTATCCAGGCCAGAGCACGCGCGAAGTCGACAGCGCCGAAGCCCAACGAGAAGGGCGTGCTCAGCTTCGAGCGGCTGGTCAGCTTCGACTGGGAGCTGTCGATCGGCGGCGAGCCATTGGACCGCAGCGAGTTCGAGCGGCTGGTCGAGCTAAAGCTGCCGCTGGTGCAGGTGCGCGGCCAGTGGATCGCGCTCGACCCTGAGCATATCGACCGCGTGCTTCGGCTCTTTGAGCAGGGCGGCGGCACGCTGACGCTGGGCGAGGCGCTGCGTATGGGCCTCGGCGCCGATGGCGCGGTGACGCCCCAGGGCGTTGAGTTTGCCGGTCTGGAGGCTGAGGGCTGGCTGCACGACCTGCTGGCGACGCTCTCCGATCTTCAGCGTCTTGAGCCGCAGCCGGAGCCGCGCCAATTTCACGGCACGCTGCGTCCGTATCAGTCGCGCGGCTTTTCGTGGATGGCCTTTCTGCGGCAGTTCGGCCTCGGCGCGTGTCTGGCCGACGACATGGGCCTTGGCAAGACCGCCCAGACGCTCGCGCTGCTGCTCCACGAGCGCGAGCGCCTCAACGTGACCGCGCCCGCGCTGATCGTCTGCCCGACATCGGTGATCGGCAACTGGCTGCGCGAGCTTCAGCGCTTCGCTCCGGCGCTGCGGGTGATGATCCATCAGGGCGCGGACCGGCGGCAGGGCGAGGCGTTCGAGCGCGCTGCCGCCGAGCATGACGTGGTGCTGACCAGCTTTCCGCTGCTGGCGCGCGACCGCGAGACGCTGACGAGCGTCGGGTGGGATAGCGTCGTGCTGGACGAGGCGCAGAACATCAAGAATGCCTCGGCCAAGCAGGCGCAGGCGGCGCGTGCGCTCACGGCGCGGCATCGCGTGGCGCTGACGGGCACGCCCGTCGAGAATCGGCTGACCGAGCTGTGGAGCATCATGACCTTCCTCAATCCCGGCTACCTCGGCAGCGAGGCGGCTTTCCGGCGCGAGTTTGCCCGCCCGATCGAGCGCACCGCCGACCCACAGGCGACCGAGCGGCTCAGGAAGCTGACGACTCCGTTCGTCCTGCGGCGCTTGAAGACCGACCCGGCGATCATCTCTGATCTGCCGGAGAAGCTGGAGATGAACGTCTACTGCACGCTCACGCCTGAGCAGGCCACGCTCTACGAGGCAGTGGTGCAGGATGCGCTTGAGCAGATCAACCAGGCCGAGCAGGACGAGAACGCGATCCAGCGGCGCGGCCAGGTGCTGGCGATGCTGATGCAGCTCAAGCAGGTCTGCAATCATCCCGCGCAGTTCTTGAAGGACGGCAGCCCGCTGCCGGGGCGCTCCGGCAAACTGGCGCGGCTGGTCGAGATGCTGGAGGAGGTCTATGCCGAGGGCGACCGAGCGCTGATCTTCACGCAGTTCGCCGAGATGGGCGCGATGCTGCAAAGCCACCTGAGCGCGGCATTCTTCGACGATGTGCTGTTTCTGCACGGCGGCACGCATATCAAAGAGCGCGACGGGATGGTGCGGCGGTTTCAGGCACCCAAAGGCCCGCGCGTCTTCATCCTGTCGCTCAAGGCGGGCGGCACCGGCCTGAATCTAACAGCGGCCAATCATGTCTTCCACTTCGATCGCTGGTGGAATCCGGCGGTTGAGAACCAGGCTACCGATCGCGCCTTTCGCATCGGCCAGAGGCGCAACGTGCAGGTACACAAGTTTATCTGCGGCGGCACGCTGGAAGAGCATATCGACGAGCTGATCGAGAGCAAGCGCGCGCTGGCCGAGAGTGTCCTGGGCGGCGGCGAGAGCTGGCTGACCGAGCTGAATACCGACCAGCTTCGCGATCTGGTTGCGCTGCGACGAGCGGATGTGGTGGAGGCCTGAATGCCCGTACGAATCACAATCTATCGCCTGGATGACGACGATGACGACGAGTATGACGACGAGTATGACGACGAGTATGACGATGATGACGAGTATGACGATGATGACGACCGTTACGAAGGTGCTTACGGCGATGATTTCTGGTACTACCCGCCATCGCGTCCGATCGAGGTCAAGGATGGCATCAAGGCCAGGAGCAAGAGCGGCGCGTTCGGCTCGTCGTGGTGGGCCAAGCGCTGGATCGGCGTGCTGGAGTCGTTCGGCTGGGGCACACGCTTGCAGCGCGGGCGAACGTACGCGCGCAAAGGTCAGGTCGTCAGCATCGACATGGGCATCGGGCTGGTGAAGGCCAGGGTGCAGGGCTCAGATCCACGGCCCTACACCGTCAAGATCGAGATCCCGCCGCTCAAAGATGCCGATTGGGATCGCGCGATCGACGCGATGGCACAGCAGGCCGTTTTTGCCGCCAGGCTGCTGAGCGGCGAGATGCCGCAGGAGATCGAAGAAGCGTTTACGGCGGCGGGCCTGGCGCTCTTTCCCAGGAGCGGGCGCGACCTCGCAACGCAGTGCTCGTGCCCGGATTTTGCCAATCCGTGCAAGCATATCGCCGCCGTGTACTACCTGCTCGGCGAGCGCTTCGACGAAGATCCGTTTCTGATCTTCCATCTACGAGGCCGCAGCCGCGAGCAACTGATCGCTGCCCTGCGCAGCCGCCGGGCAGCCGCCCTCGGCGACACCGCCGAGCCGATCGGCGCTCCGTCCGAGCCCGCCGTGCCGCTCGCCGATCAGCTCGACGATTTCTACCACGCGGGCACCGATCTCACGGCGCTCGTCGTGCCGATCGGCCAGCCAGAGGTCGAGGCGGGCCTGCTGCGGCAGATGGGCACAGCTCCGGCTGGCATCGATCCCGACCTCCGCGCCCTCTACGGTGCGATGACCGGCCATGTGCTCGATATGGTCTTTGGCAAGGAGTAGCCTGGCGGCGGAGAAACGCTACGCCCAATCGACCGGCAGCGGCACCAGAAGGCGCTCGCCCCGCTCCATCAGATCCTCGATCTCCGCCTCGTCCGGGCTGGGGCCGCTTGACACGACCTTGACCGCCTCCAGCGTCTGCTGCTCCAGCTCCACGGCGAAGATCACCACCCGTGTATTCGCCTCGGCCTGCTCCTGATCCGTGTGGCGCAGGTCGAAAACGTAGAAGCCCCAGGATGCTTCGTTCCATACGTCCGACGGCACGGGCGCTTGCAGCTCCGAGTGGATGCGTCGGTAGTAGGCCGAGCGCTTGACCACCTTCAGGCCGTCGTTCAGCCGACAGGCATAGTCGATCTGACCGGCTGCACGAGCCGGACTATCGTCCCCTCAACGGCGCTGAACCAATCGTATTTCCATATGCGATCCTCAAATCAATACGCGCCGTTCGGGTACAACCGGGAGCGGTCGCTTCCCGAACGGCATCTCTCACGCGACATTACTGGATTCAGGCGTGTACCGCGTAGAAGCAGTGGTCGTTGCCGACGCTATCGTTGCCGCAGAGCGTTCCATGGTTATGCTTGCAGCCACCACCGCTACAGCCCAGGTCGAAGAACATCGGCGATTCCGAGAAGGCCCCGATCGTATCGTCACAGTTGCAGTGCCTCAACGTGCCCGAGCAGTTGTTGCCGCTGGATGGTGCGCATCCGCCGGGGCACCGGTTGCCAGCCATATAGTCGGGAGCACGACCATACCAGATGTCGGTCGAGACGTGCCGCGTCTGATCGCTGCTGGTTCCGCAGCCCAGATAGAACTGGTACGGCTGCGTGAGCACGCTGTTATATTTTTCGCACACGCCGCTTCCTGAGTTGTCCACCGAGATGCACCCTGAGACGGTGCCCCGCGAGACGCGCCGCCGAGCGGTCCAGCCACACAGCCGCTGCCCGCCCTCGTTCTCGCCGCGCGCCTCGCAGTAGATCATAATCGCCAGGCGGCTATGACCCGTGCAGTGCGTCAGCGCGCCGACCTCATCCTCGAAATGCACGCCCTCTTGCGCGCGGCTGCCCGCTATGCGATACCTGGCCGCAGCGGGGAACATCGCGCTGAAGCTGTGGAAGTGCTCGTACTCGGCGCGCGCCGCACCGTGCTGGCCCATGCGCTCCAGCGCGAAGCCGCGTAGGAAGTGCGGATACTCCTTGTGCTCGTCGGCGTCGATCAGCGCGACCGTCTCCTCATAGCGGCCCTGGTCGATCAGCCACTCCGCGTAGCCGGTCAGCGGGTCGATATGTCCGTCGGGGCGCTGGCTCATCGCCTGCTGGAAGAAGCCCTCGGCGCGCGCGTCGCCAAAGGCGCGCAGCCCCCTGGCATAGTCCAGGGAGACGAGGAACGGACGATTGCCGACGGTGGGACGGCTGGAGAGGTCGAAGGCTCGCTCGAAGAGCCGCTCGAAGAGGCCCTGCTCTCCGGCTTTCGGCAGCACCTCGGTCAGCAGATCGGTATAGCGCACTTTGCCGTGATCCATCGCCATATCGGCAGCCCGCGCCAGATGAAGGGCGGCACTGCGCAGATCGGCCTGAGCGCCGCTGTGCTCGTAGCGGTGCCAGAGGGCACAGCCGAGGCCAGCGTGCGAGTGACGCTGGTTGGGATAGGCTTTGATCGCCTGTTTGAAGATTGCAATCGCGCCGTTGAGATCATCCGCCCGCCAGAGCAGGTTGTTGCCGTCGAGGTAGAGCCGGAGCGCATCGACGGTTTCGTTCGGGTCGGGGAAGTCGGCGGCATGGAACAGATAGGTGTCGGCGATGAACTCCGCGACACCCGGCGCCAGATCGAGCGAGGAAAGCCCTGCTCTGCTCGCCAATACGCGCAGTGGCTCAAGGGTCAGTCCGCCAGCGAGCGCGCCAGCACCTAGCGCAACGTTCCGTAGAAACTGACGGCGAGTGGTGTTTCCCACAGCGGTTCCTCCGTTGTGTTCAAAATGTTCTTCGTTAGAGGGTAGCAGATGGGTCTGAAAACGGGCTGAAAAATTAGGGGAGGATATTAAAATTTTATTTAGACCGGGGGTACAATCCGCTGTGGCAGGGTCGGGGGATGTGGAAACAAGAGAACAACGGAACAGGGGAACACGGACGTTAAGCCGTTGTTTCCTTGTTCCGTTGTTCTTCGATCGGGGCGCTAGCGACCGGCGGTAAACTCCTCGATCGCCAGGATTGGCCGGATCGCCTGCTCGACCTCGCCGTGGACGAAGTAGTGCTGAAGCCGATCGTTGCGCAGCGCGTTGCCGAGCGCCGCCATGATCATGCCTTGATCGAGCGCCAGGTAGTAGCGCGACATCTCGCCAGTTGTGACGTTGATCGCGTCGTAGAAGCCGCCCCAGCCGTAGGCGCCGAAGTCTGTGCGCAGGTTGCTCAGGTTCTCCAGCGCGGCGTCGGGCGCGAACTCAAGCGCCAGGAACGAGGCGTGCGGCGTGACCACGCCCTGCCCATAGTCCGTGGGGATGCTGGCCGGTCGTGGGCAGCCCGGATCGGACCAGCCATAGTCGACCGTGGTGCGCTCCTGGTCGGAGGTGTAGCCCGCCGGGTCGAGGCCAATCGGATCGACGCCGTACTCGCGGTAGCCGCCCGCCGGATTATTCGACGGCGAGAAGCCCCAGTAGCCGTAGCCCGCCTCCTGCATGCCATGCTCGATCTGCGCCTGGACGTAGAGCGGATGGTTGATGCCCCAGCTACGCGCGCCCCACTCCTCTTCGGGCACGAACAGCGGCACCATCAGTGCCTCGAACATGCTGCCGCCCCAGCTTGGCACGATGTCCATGCCCCGGTAGGTGTAGTGTCCCTCGAAGACATCGACGCCAAGATAGTTGCGCCAGACGCCCTGCGGCTGCATCTCCTGCCAGCTCCAATCGCAGGTCGGCGGGAAGGTGCGCCACATCTTGAAGTAGTGCGTCGCCGGAACGCCGTCCTTGGCGATGCCGATGTAGCTCGCGATGCGCGGCTCGGTGTTGAGCGCGCCGTAGTGGTGGCCGGTGTAGAAGACATCGGGGCCGCCGCCGCAGTAGAAGCCGAGCGGCCAGTTGCCTGGCGGCGGGCTGGTATCCCAGAAGCCGCCGCGCATCAGACCGGCGGCGGGATCGTAGTAGCAGCTAAAGTTCATCTCCCCGACGATCGCCTGGGCCTGATCGCGGAGCTGCGGCACGCTGTTCGTCACCATCATCAGCGCCATCGCCAGCCAGCCGTTATCGACGCTGGAGAGGAATGGATAGACCCTGCTCTGATCAACCGGCCACGTGGTCAGCTTCTCGCCGGTCGCGGGATTGTACCAGTTGTAGAACATGCCGCTCGGCTCGTGTCGCTCCAGCTCCGCCAGCGCTTCGAGCGTCTGCGCGATGCGCTCGCGCGCCTCCTGGGGGGTGATGATCTGGAGATCGCGCGCCACCAGCGTGCTCCAGATATAGGCGCCGATGTTGGTCGGCGAGGTGTAGGCGGATACCTGGTGTGTCACGGCGTTGATGTTGTCGGCGGGCAGGCCGGTCTGCTCATCGACCATCGCCACGAACGATTGCCAGGTATCGACGGCGTACTGTCGCAGCACTCGCTGCTGCTGCACGCTGAGGCGGTTGTCCTGCGGCCCGGCCTGCGTCAGCGCGGGCAGCATTGCGCTCAACGCCAGCAGCGCCACAGCCGCGACCCGGATCGGGTTCTTCATCGAGTTGCTCATCTTGACACTCCCTGTTAGAACTATCGTCGTTCGAGTCGGGTAATTGTCGAAGCGCACTAACAAGCATAGCATAAAGCCTGCCAACTTGTCGCTACCGTGATCCGCAGGCGCGGCGCGCTGGCTCATCATGCAGCTAGCGGGTATAGCTCACCGGCGACGGCACCGGGGAGAGCTTATTCTTGATAAACGGCTGTCCGACCGCCTGGACATAGATCTGGTAGGTTCCCGCCGGGAGCGCGCAGTTGGCGAGATTGTATGAGGCGACGGAGGTCGGCAGGTCGCCTGAGCAGTTGTACATGGTGCTGGTATTGGCGGCTCTGGCCCACACAGTAACATGGTGGATCGTGCTGCTGCTGCCGCCGTTCCAGGAGAGCGTCCAGCTTACGGTGCTGCCGCTGCGGCTGATGTTGATCGCGCTCAAGCAGTTGTCGATGCCGATCTCAAGCGCGGTGCCCTCCTCGTAGTCGTTCCAGGTGTTGAGCTGCAAGGCGGTCGCTGCGGTCGGAGCCTCACGCAGCGCCTTGAACGAGTCCAGCCAGGTCTGGCCGCAGCGCTGGTCCACGAAGCGCCGGATACCGCCAGGACCCCACAGCACGGGCGCGTCGTCGAACCCCTTGTAGGCCGAGCCGATCGAGATGCGTCCGTTGCGGCTCAGGCCGTACCACCAGCGGAGATAGCTGTAGGAGGTCGTGTTGACATCGATCCAGGCAAAGGCGCCATCCGCCTGCTCGGCTGGCACGCGCGTCGGGTCGAGGCCCGCCGACCCCTCGTACATGAAGATGTGGTCGCTGACGCCGCTGCGCGAAGAGGCCCAGTAGCGCACGCTGGCCCAGTCGATTGACGGATAGTTCTGCTGCACGTCGAAGAAGTAGATGATCGGGCGGCCCGCGCCGTCGCGCATATAGGCGCTGCCCATCCTATTCTCATAGGTCGGAATGATATAGTCGCGAATATGCCGGTTGAGGCGGCTGGTGCAATCGGTGCTACAGCCGGAGAGCGCACCTTTATCGATCATAATCGACAGCACGAAGCGATTGCCCAGACCCCGCGCCAGAATACGGTCGCGCCAGACCAGCGTGGTCTGGTCTGCATAGGTGCCCTGGCCGTACCAGTTGATGATCACGCCGTCCAGCCCCCGGCTGATCATGTCGCTGATCTGACGGTCGACGACGGCGGGATCGGCTGAGTGATACCCCGGCAGCAGATGCTTCGAGGGATTGTTGCCGTCGAACCAGGGCATGACATGCGCGTAGATCTTGCCGCTGAAGCTGCCGGTCAGCGTCCGAATCGACACCTTGCTGATGTTCAGATCGATGTGCTGATTGCCGTTCTCCCACAGCCTGGTGTTGACGTACGGCCAGGTGTTGTTGAACTTAAAATTGTTGTTGCTGGTGTTCGGCTCGTAGACGTTGTGCCAGGTGTCGGTTCCTACCGCCTGGGTACTCCAGGGCGTGAGGATCGTAATCAGGAGCAGGCCGCAGATAACCGCCTGGAGCATGGCCTTGATCGGATTCATCGTCGCTTCCTTTCCGGCGCGGTCTTCCGATAGAGGTTAGAAGTGCGCTGGTGCTAGAGTAGCGCTGGACACGGCTCGCGATCTTCTGGAGATGGGGCATCACACGAAACGCCGGGCTAGATCTGGATCTTAATTTTACCATATTTTAACTAGCATGGTGCAGGATCTTTCAGTTCAAAGTTTCCCGCGCTTGGTGCCTGGTGCTGTGTTCTCCCCACGCTCCCCGGTGAATACTTCTTCACGCAGCGCCGCGCGTTCTTTCCGCTACGCGGCGCTTCAAGGGCGTATCATGAGGCGAGGATGAGAGATCGTCGGCTACGTAGCATTGCGTTGCACCCGGAACCTGATCTCCTCCCGAAGGAGGATAGACTATGCAAGCGCCGGTCGAAATGGAATCCATCCAGGTCAAGGGGAGCGAGCTGATCGATCGCATCAAGGCCCTGATCCATGAGGGCAACGTCCGCCGCGTGGTCATTAAGCAAGGCGAGGATACCATCGTCGAGTTTCCGCTGACCGTTGGCGTGGTGGGCGCGGTCCTTGCTCCGATGCTGGCGGCAGTAGGCGCGATCGCCGCCCTGGTTGCCGATTGCACGATTGAGGTCGAGCGCGAGCCGGTGGTATAAGCGTCTGCCGGATACGCGCAGTGTAGGCGCACGAAAGTTCCATCAGCCGACGGATCAGTCTCGCTGATCCGTCGGCATGACATGTTGTATGCGCTGTCAAGGTTCTCCCGTGGCTCTTGCTCTGGTTCTTTAGGAGGCGTACCATGATTGATAGTACCAGAAGGAATGACGCGCTCGGCATCGTCGGGGCGATCCTGGTGGTGCTTGGCGGCCTCTTCCTCGTCGCTCAGCTCTTCGACTTGAATATCTGGGGTGTGGCCTGGCCCTTCTTCGTGATTCTTCCCGGCCTGCTCTGCTTTGTCGCGATGTTCCTGGGCGGGCGCAGCGCCGGGCCGCTGGCGATTCCAGGCAGCATCATCACCACCGTAGGGCTGATCCTGCTCTACCAGACGATCACCAACCACTTCGAGTCGTGGGCCTATGCCTGGACGCTGATCCCCACCGCAGTTGGCGTCGGGATGCTGATCGACGGCTCGATCAGAGATCTGCCCAAAAGCATCGAGGGCGGCAAGGGCCTGGTGCGCGTCGGCCTGATCATGTTCCTGGTCGGCATCACATTCTTCGAGCTGGTGATCGACATCAGCGGCAGGACCAACAGCCTGCTGCGCGGCATCGTCGGGCCGCTGCTGCTGATCGCGGGCGGCATCTACCTCTTCTTCCGCCGCGCGCGCCCCGCTGCTGAGCAGGATTCTACCCAGGCGCAGGAGGCGTCGCCGCTCGCCGCGCCGATCGAGCCGACCAGCATCGATCTATCGCAGCCTCCACCGCCGCCCATTCAACCGACTGTCGAGCCAGCGGCTCAGGAGCGGGCCGTGGGCGAGCACGCCGCGAGCTGACGACGAGCCAGGGCTAGAATGCGCGGCTGGGTATGCGCAAGCGTGCCAGCCGCGCTTCGATTCATGGCCTCGGAGGCGGATCTGTCGCTGGCTGCCAATCGCGAGGCCAGGGGTGCGGCACGCGCGTTGCTATACAGAGCGCAGCAGTGCAGAATCAACGTGCGTGTTTGGGAAGCAGGGTGTGCGATTCTGCAAGAGCAGTGACATGGTTGGGGGACTCCCAATCCCCCGGACTGATGGCGCAGCAGGAGGTAGAGTCGATCTATGCGGAATAGCAATTGGCGAGGCTATCGTATGGCCGCGTGGCTGGGAGTAGCCCTGCTGGTAGCGGCGATTGTGTTTACTGGGGCGCAGGGCCAGTGGATGATGGCGCTGCCGCTTGTCGGCTTTACGGCTGCGGCGGTGCTGTTTATCAAGCTGGAAGCCTACCTGCCGACGCTGTTCGATCTGCTGTTTGTGATCGCCGCGCTGCTCAACGCGGGCGGCTGGGCCTTCAAGTGGTACAACACGCTCGGCCCCTACGACGAGATCGCCCACGGCTTTACGACCTTCGCCGTGACGCTGGCGTTTGGCTATCTGGCCTATCATCGCATGCTGAGCAGCTTCCACGCGCAGCGCCTGCTTTTTGTTCTGACGATCGCCTGCTTTGGCATCGCGATCGGCGCGCTCTGGGAGATCGCCGAGTGGCTGAGCGATTTCTTCGTCGCCTCGGAGGTGGTCGAGAGCATCGATGATATTATCGACGACCTGATCATGGATACGCTCGGCGCGAGTATCGCCGGGCTGTTTAGCCTCTGGGCGCTGCACGACTACGCGCTGACTGAGTCGGATCGCTCCACACCCGCCACGCCTGAGCGATCCGAGTCGCAAAAGGTGCAGGCCACGCAAAAGAAGCTGATGCCGGAGTGAGCTGTAACATCGTCCCCGCTGCTCAGCGCTCAGCTTATCCCCTCTGATTGGACCAAAGTTGGAGCAGGCGCTCATCCGAGCGCCCCATTGCCTGTGCCGCCGCGATCCGTATACTGCCAGACGTAGTGCTTAGAAGGAGCATGTGTTGATGTATCGATGGTATCTTGCGCTCTGCGGCCTGCTGCTGGCTCTGCTGCCGATCCGGGCGCATGCGCAGACCGCCGCGCCGCCGACCGTGGTCAAGCTCGCCGGGACGACTCCGGGGCGGGTCTATGCTGGGACGATCTGCGGCGCGTACGAGCAGGCCGTTGGAGACGGGCGCTGGGTGAAAATCGGCGGGCTGGACGATCAGATCGTCGATCTGGTGCAGCTTAAGAACGATGCGCTGGTGGCGATCGGCGGCGGGAAGGTCTTTCGTCGCGCGCCGGGCGAGGCCTGGCAGGCGGCGAATATCGATGTTGGCAGCGCGCGGGCGCTGGCCGTCGATCCAACGGGTGAGCGAGTCTATATGCTGGCTGGCAGCAGCAGCTATGCCGTCTTCCGCTCCGACGATGCAGGTCGTACCTGGCGGATTCTCACCAGCACCACCGCCGATGCCGCGCCCTTCGATCTTGCGGTCGCGCGCGACATCACGACCGGCCAGGATGTGGTGCTCTTCGATTTCGGGCTGAGCGGTCGCGTGGGCGGCTCCGTGCTAATGCGCTCCCTGGATGGCGGCGCGACCTGGGGCGAGCTGCCGACGAGCGCCGACCCAAGCATACGCCTGCGGCTTGGCAGCATCTTTTTCGATTCGAGAACCTTCAGCTTCTATATCCATGCATCGAAGCCCAACGATCCGACCAATCGGCTCTACCGTCTGGCGGCGACAGGCAGCACGCTGGAAGAGGTCGGCATCCCCGCCGACGTGCAGACCGGCGGGATCAGTGCCCTGACGACGTATCCCGACACGATGGTTATCGCAGGGCCGAAGGGCGTCTTCGTCGGGCCGATCGGAGGCGGCGCGAACGCCTTCCGGCGCTACGAGCAGGGCCTTGAAGGCGCGCAGGTGCTCGATCTGATCACCACGTCGGCTCCGCGCGTGGGAACAGCAATCTACGCAGGCACGACGCGCGGCGTCTTCACCGGCAACCCATCGGCGGTCGACAACTGGTTCGGCGTCTCGACGGGCCTGGCGGCGTGTCCCAGCCAGGGACCATCACCCTTCGATCGGATCGCGCCGTTTCCCGACTCGGCGCAGCGGCGCTATTTTCCAGAGACAGGCCACGCGCTGAGCTACGAGTTTAAGCGCTTCTGGGAGCGTAACGGCGGCCTTGCAGTCTTTGGCTATCCGCTCAGCGAGGAGTTTGTCGAGCGCAACGTCGATCTGGGCCAGGACTTTACCACGCAGTACTTCGAGCGTGAGCGCTTCGAGTTCCACCCTGAGAATCGCGAGCCGTATCGCGTGCTGCTGGGTCGGCTCGGCGATGAGCTGCTCAGGTCGCAGGGCCGCGACTGGCGCAACGAGGACGCGCCCAATAATCCGTTTCCCAATAGCGCCTGCCAGACGTTCAGCGTGGGCGGGCAGCAGCGGAGCGTGTGCGGGCCGTTTCTGCAATACTGGCGCGCGCATGGTCTTGAGTTCGACGGACGGCGCGGCACGTCGTTCAACGAGAGTCTGGCGCTCTTTGGGCTGCCGCTGACGATGCCCAGGGTCGAGAAAAATCCCGACGGCAGCGAGGTGCTGACGCAGTGGTTCGAGCGCGCGCGCTTCGAGTATCATCCCACCAACCCCGATCCGTATA
The DNA window shown above is from Herpetosiphonaceae bacterium and carries:
- a CDS encoding DEAD/DEAH box helicase — encoded protein: MSDSVLHATWLPAAQRLFMWGESVEVPRRKGRQPRIPRHPYQSAPETISERLDQLALKQADAAEHPQTIWLPSANGSPLPSPELLEMGASLPEAEHVELAPWQVTGLLLPVDAALDLLLALSSAQATGADLQAWRVAALVAMRLIARQQVVPVLQRDGFHLRARWQPRLDPETAQTVALLSRSLPPICRAAVDDPASAPAPRALLDDFLAAAVDATIRAIALKTTLPTTTPGGTWLRALLGADPILKLSGPAADDLFKSWQAWAGQGNVAGDEQFRITFRLEPPDDEADPWLLTYLLQATDDPSLLVPAASIWREQGQTYTYLERRFEQPQERLLTGLGYAARVFPPIEASLRQAAPERAVLSATKAFSFLKEAVPLLEQSGFGVLIPAWWQGRGARIQARARAKSTAPKPNEKGVLSFERLVSFDWELSIGGEPLDRSEFERLVELKLPLVQVRGQWIALDPEHIDRVLRLFEQGGGTLTLGEALRMGLGADGAVTPQGVEFAGLEAEGWLHDLLATLSDLQRLEPQPEPRQFHGTLRPYQSRGFSWMAFLRQFGLGACLADDMGLGKTAQTLALLLHERERLNVTAPALIVCPTSVIGNWLRELQRFAPALRVMIHQGADRRQGEAFERAAAEHDVVLTSFPLLARDRETLTSVGWDSVVLDEAQNIKNASAKQAQAARALTARHRVALTGTPVENRLTELWSIMTFLNPGYLGSEAAFRREFARPIERTADPQATERLRKLTTPFVLRRLKTDPAIISDLPEKLEMNVYCTLTPEQATLYEAVVQDALEQINQAEQDENAIQRRGQVLAMLMQLKQVCNHPAQFLKDGSPLPGRSGKLARLVEMLEEVYAEGDRALIFTQFAEMGAMLQSHLSAAFFDDVLFLHGGTHIKERDGMVRRFQAPKGPRVFILSLKAGGTGLNLTAANHVFHFDRWWNPAVENQATDRAFRIGQRRNVQVHKFICGGTLEEHIDELIESKRALAESVLGGGESWLTELNTDQLRDLVALRRADVVEA
- a CDS encoding SWIM zinc finger family protein, with the protein product MPVRITIYRLDDDDDDEYDDEYDDEYDDDDEYDDDDDRYEGAYGDDFWYYPPSRPIEVKDGIKARSKSGAFGSSWWAKRWIGVLESFGWGTRLQRGRTYARKGQVVSIDMGIGLVKARVQGSDPRPYTVKIEIPPLKDADWDRAIDAMAQQAVFAARLLSGEMPQEIEEAFTAAGLALFPRSGRDLATQCSCPDFANPCKHIAAVYYLLGERFDEDPFLIFHLRGRSREQLIAALRSRRAAALGDTAEPIGAPSEPAVPLADQLDDFYHAGTDLTALVVPIGQPEVEAGLLRQMGTAPAGIDPDLRALYGAMTGHVLDMVFGKE
- a CDS encoding twin-arginine translocation signal domain-containing protein, with the protein product MGNTTRRQFLRNVALGAGALAGGLTLEPLRVLASRAGLSSLDLAPGVAEFIADTYLFHAADFPDPNETVDALRLYLDGNNLLWRADDLNGAIAIFKQAIKAYPNQRHSHAGLGCALWHRYEHSGAQADLRSAALHLARAADMAMDHGKVRYTDLLTEVLPKAGEQGLFERLFERAFDLSSRPTVGNRPFLVSLDYARGLRAFGDARAEGFFQQAMSQRPDGHIDPLTGYAEWLIDQGRYEETVALIDADEHKEYPHFLRGFALERMGQHGAARAEYEHFHSFSAMFPAAARYRIAGSRAQEGVHFEDEVGALTHCTGHSRLAIMIYCEARGENEGGQRLCGWTARRRVSRGTVSGCISVDNSGSGVCEKYNSVLTQPYQFYLGCGTSSDQTRHVSTDIWYGRAPDYMAGNRCPGGCAPSSGNNCSGTLRHCNCDDTIGAFSESPMFFDLGCSGGGCKHNHGTLCGNDSVGNDHCFYAVHA